From Raphanus sativus cultivar WK10039 unplaced genomic scaffold, ASM80110v3 Scaffold2351, whole genome shotgun sequence:
acaaGCTACCAAAAGcacaaacaaaattcaaaaggtAGAATAGAGACGAGCACCAAAGCAAGTATTAAACCAAATAATAGATGCCAATTCTCAGTACTTGATGGGTGCAAGAACATCAAGCTGGGATCCAAGCTTCTCCTCTGCAACCTTCTCAGCCTTAGTCCTGAGCTTGATGAGCTGCTTCTTACGCTCATACATAGCCTGTGACCTCTCCTTTCTTTTGACCTCAAGCTCCTGCAAATCATCATACCAGATGTAAAATCCACTAAAATGATTGCCTCACAAGTAAAATGATTGTACAATGATATGATCCAAATTTGTGAGTTAAAACATAAGTAGGATTCAAACACTACTTTTTACTACAGGGGACTAGTTCTGATTGTACCTTAATGGTATCGTAATGGTTCCAGCCAACCTCAGAAGACAGACGGCCCAACAAGCAGTACTTGTGACCAGCCTGGAGCCTCAAAACCCTACGCAAAAACAAAAAGGGGAATAATTAGAAAACCAGTTGGAAGACACTAGACATTTTCAATAGCTATGAGCAAACAGAAGAGTTGAAAAGGATATTTACTTGAGAGCATCAGGAATAACCATTCTCTTGACCTTGTCGTAAGGTGGTGGGACTCCTTCAAAGACCTTCAAGCGTGCAAGAGCAGCAGCTCCACGCTTGGTCTTGTGTGGAATCATACTGCCACAACAACcaaatataatcaaaaacatATTATCACAAAACTTCCAAACTACAGCAATACATTTCCAAACAAATGTCTGAGTAATACAAACTACACAAAGCATGAAAGCCAAACACTTTCTGTAACCTAATACAATCACTAATGACCCCATGTAATTGCAACTACTGATACAAGCACCCTACagtataattttcattttcattttcaagaaaaaaattcaCATAATGATGAAAAGGCCGACACTTTCTGTAACCTAAGCCATTGATACAAACACCCAACACTCCAACACGTGTACAAGTTCAAAAAGTGAAGAGATTAGACAACGAACCCACGAACGGTACGCCAGAAGATCTTAGAGGGAGCCCTGAAGTGAATGGGACCGTGAGAAGGCTTAGTGTTCATGCGTTTCCTCATAAACCTCATGTACTTCATCTTCTGTCGAACCAATCCACCTGACAGGCATATCTCCTCGCATCTGACGACAACGACTCTCTGTCCGTTGAGCAGCTCCTTGGCGATGATCGAAGCAAGACGGCCCAGCATGTGGTGCCTCGCGTCGACCACGACGCGCTTCGCGCATATCCCTGACCCGGACACCATCTTTTCTTCCTCTCGATTCGACTGGTTCTCTCTCTCACCGCTGCTCTTCGGAGAAAGGTTGCCACTTGAAAAAAATGGCGGCTTTATATGAGCGCTCCCCTATTGAATTAGGGTTTCTCTTAAACCTAATGTGATTGGGCTTTTAGTGTGATAGTTTAGGCCCAATAAAGGGTCTTCTTAGCTTTCTTTCGACTTTTGTTTTGGATATTGGGGGACTAATGACATGCACCATTTAAGTTTGATCAAAAGCTTTCTCTCTTCCTGTTCTTGATTTGCTTGTAATCTCGTCGCGAGGTTATGTTTCTGGAAAATGGCTGACGTCCTCTTCTTCTACAGTTCATAAGTTACTTCATTGATTTTTGACtgttttgtaaatttgttgTATGGTCAATCTTGATTAGCTAAATGAATTAAAATGGTAGCTGTAGGGTTCTTGGTCCACTGGTAACACTTTAATCAAACTCAGATCAATGAGTATGTGTCAATGAGTATAGAGAATATTTCAAAGCTGCTCTCCTCCGCTGTGTGTTACTAACAATGGCTAGCTTGCTCATGTGTTTAATGTTCCACTGATAACGCTTGATCGGTAAAATAGTATTATTTCCATGTGTTTAAGGGTGACAAAACCAAGAATGCTACACTTCCTTTAGAGCTGTAAAATGATCATGTGATATTATTATCAGACAAGATGCACAGTGGTGTTAAACGCTTGTGTAGGGAACTAGTAATAGGAATCGACATCATTATTTAATGTGTTGGTTCATCCGATGAACAAATGATCCAAAGAGGGCACATACTTACATAAACCAAGAAACAAAACTCAGCTGCTAACTTGGACTTTTGATGAAAAAAAGGTCCAGAAAGCGAGACAGTGATTGCAGTACCaataaagaagagagagagagcgatgGAAGCATATTGCTGCAAGCCTTGTCCAGTTTGCATATAATTGTGAAGTATTATTGAGTtgtgtttcaaaagaaaaaaaaaagtattgttgagtttatttaactaaatagtaaatttataatgtacaactttttttttttgctaaaaacaaCTATATATTTATTCGAATAGGATAGTTATTTAGATAGTTGTCTACATATCTAAGATAGTTATTTAGATAGCTTGTCTACATATCTAAGATAGTTATATAGATATTTAGATAGATATCTAATTATCTAAGTTCACTACTTTTTTAGTTATCAATTTAGAAAGCTGTGTATATAGTTAGGTAGTCTTCTATTTAATTAACTAGGGTATCCTATTTTAGAATACTTTCCTACAAACCTACCAAACAGATAGCCGCAAAATAGCCAAAATCTCACTAAGATCTTTCCCCCAAGAAAACTCTATGGATTCAGAGCCGGAGACGAAGCTCATTTCACTCATTTATCAGCTAATTACCCTCGACGACTTTCATCGGGCTGTGTTACACTTAATGAAACCGGAATGGGAGTCAAAGATCAAACCAATGGTTATTCAGATAATCCATCTCGTCAGGTCAATGGATTTGGAGTCGGAGTCGGAGCTCATGTCACTCGTTACTCAGACAATCTCTCTTTTCAACTCTACTGATTTGGATTCCCAGCCGAAGCCTCTTTCGCAGCTCATAACACTCCTTTCTCAAAAAGTCTCTCTCGACAGCGCTGTAGATACGGATTTGGAGTTCTCGTCACTCCTGCCTCAAACAGTCAAACTCGATCCTCAGCCGGAACTCGTGTTACTTATCTGTCAAATAGTCTTCCTCGTTGTCTATTCACAGTTCAAAAAGCTTATTTCCTTACGCCCTCAAGTACAAGTAGATTTGATACAAGGAAAGTTTCATGTGGATGAAGAGCCCTTGCCGCACGGCTATGGAAAGTGGAATTGTCTCCCTACAAATTGGGAACAATTCAGATTAGCAAGAGAAGATGCTACACATTTTCTTTGCAGAGGTTGCAATGGCAAGAACCATGAGAGATATGACGAGGCTCCAGTTGAAATCAAGCACCTACTTCATCCAAAACATTTTCTTCAGCTTGCCCTGTTGAGTTATTTTTCTCCAACAAGGAAATGTTATTGTTGTGATGAAGATCTGATAAAGGTATTTTATTATTGCTCTGCTTGCGATTTTGCTATCAATATAGCTTGTGCCGAGAAACCACCAGTCTTATCTATAAACCATCCAAGGTGGCATGAACATACTCTTGCTTTGTTCCCAAGACGTGCTTCCTTAGTCTGCAACGTCTGCGCCTTGCCCGATTCAACCTCCCCTATCTATATGTGTCCTCCTTGTGACTTTGTGGTCCATCTGAGATGTCTCAGCTTACCACGTGTTATAAGGATATCCCGGCATGTCCATCGTATTGGTTTTACTCCATCTTTTGACCAAGGAGATTGGTCTTGTGGTGTTTGTCGCACAAAGATTGATAATGATTGCGGTGGCTACTCTTGCATCAAGACCGATTGTTCGTACACTGCTCATTCAAGATGTGCCACGCAGAGAAATGTGTGGGATGGCTTAGAACTCGAGGGCGAGCCCGAAGGAATTGAAGAAAAAGAAGTCGAGCCGTTTGTGAGGATTAGCGATGGAATCATACAGCATTTCactcatcaacatcatcatttGAGACTCAATGAGAACACTGGAAGAGATTACGATGAGGATAAGGTGTGTCAAGCATGCGTCATGCCAAtctattttggtaaattttactCTTGTATGCAATGCGAATTCATTCTTCACGAGACGTGTGCGAATTTTCCTCGCAAAACATATAGCCCGATACATCCACATCTACTCACTCTAATAGGAGGATATGATGGTGTCCAGCCAGTTACATGCTCAGCTTGTAACTGGATATGTTCGGGTTTCTTTTACAAGTGTGGTGAAGAAGATTGTGATTTTCAGCTGCATGTGCAGTGTGCTACAATTTTTGAGCCATTAGTCCGTGGAAGTCATGCACATCCTTTATTCCTAACATCCAAACCAGAAGAACGAAGAAAATGTTGTGT
This genomic window contains:
- the LOC130505531 gene encoding 60S ribosomal protein L13a-2; its protein translation is MVSGSGICAKRVVVDARHHMLGRLASIIAKELLNGQRVVVVRCEEICLSGGLVRQKMKYMRFMRKRMNTKPSHGPIHFRAPSKIFWRTVRGMIPHKTKRGAAALARLKVFEGVPPPYDKVKRMVIPDALKVLRLQAGHKYCLLGRLSSEVGWNHYDTIKELEVKRKERSQAMYERKKQLIKLRTKAEKVAEEKLGSQLDVLAPIKY
- the LOC108858834 gene encoding uncharacterized protein LOC108858834, with the protein product MDSEPETKLISLIYQLITLDDFHRAVLHLMKPEWESKIKPMVIQIIHLVRSMDLESESELMSLVTQTISLFNSTDLDSQPKPLSQLITLLSQKVSLDSAVDTDLEFSSLLPQTVKLDPQPELVLLICQIVFLVVYSQFKKLISLRPQVQVDLIQGKFHVDEEPLPHGYGKWNCLPTNWEQFRLAREDATHFLCRGCNGKNHERYDEAPVEIKHLLHPKHFLQLALLSYFSPTRKCYCCDEDLIKVFYYCSACDFAINIACAEKPPVLSINHPRWHEHTLALFPRRASLVCNVCALPDSTSPIYMCPPCDFVVHLRCLSLPRVIRISRHVHRIGFTPSFDQGDWSCGVCRTKIDNDCGGYSCIKTDCSYTAHSRCATQRNVWDGLELEGEPEGIEEKEVEPFVRISDGIIQHFTHQHHHLRLNENTGRDYDEDKVCQACVMPIYFGKFYSCMQCEFILHETCANFPRKTYSPIHPHLLTLIGGYDGVQPVTCSACNWICSGFFYKCGEEDCDFQLHVQCATIFEPLVRGSHAHPLFLTSKPEERRKCCVCKSLSLSMENETFNCIECECDFALCFKCATLPEKVRYKHDDHMLTLSYGKETSTMMYWCEACEGEVKPKERFYTCDEYCCVTLHIECLLGKYLYMKPGSSFLISRDRKVSVLSNNHHMSRPICCHCKKRCTGKVVFQFRGKLICSIECVVNFL